Proteins encoded by one window of Vigna radiata var. radiata cultivar VC1973A chromosome 5, Vradiata_ver6, whole genome shotgun sequence:
- the LOC106761361 gene encoding uncharacterized protein LOC106761361 isoform X1 — METVMEDEEYNYREVKLPSLIPVAPEPELERETGERRRGRDVIIAIDHGPNSKHAFDWTLVHFCRLADTIHLVHAVTDLKNQILYDTSQGLMEKLAVEAFQVAMVKTVARVVEGDPGKVICQEAERIKPAAVVLGSRGRGFIQSVLQGSVGVYCLHHCKAAPIVIVPGKDAGDESIV; from the exons ATGGAGACGGTAATGGAAGATGAAGAATACAACTACAGAGAAGTGAAACTTCCGTCTCTGATTCCGGTGGCGCCGGAGCCGGAGTTGGAGAGGGAAACAGGggaaaggagaagaggaagagacgTAATCATAGCCATAGATCATGGCCCCAACAGCAAACACGCTTTCGATTGGACTCTCGTTCACTTTTGTAGGCTGGCTGATACTATTCATCTCGTTCACGCCGTTACCG atttgaaGAACCAAATTCTCTATGACACAAGCCAGGGGCTGATGGAGAAATTGGCTGTTGAGGCTTTTCAAGTAGCAATG GTGAAAACAGTAGCCAGGGTTGTGGAAGGGGATCCAGGAAAAGTAATTTGCCAGGAAGCAGAGAGGATCAAACCTGCAGCTGTAGTTTTGGGAAGCAGAGGCAGAGGCTTCATTCAAAG TGTGCTACAGGGAAGTGTTGGAGTGTACTGCTTGCACCACTGTAAAGCAGCACCTATTGTAATTGTTCCTGGAAAAG ATGCTGGAGACGAGTCAATAGTCTAG
- the LOC106760495 gene encoding uncharacterized protein LOC106760495 yields the protein MAVTETNTKSSLHTRSNSFPSAPHPVISQYEEHLQRLKDCEASSSISSSSLSHKLDGLLDLHDCTDKLLHLATKQQVLARECSDKCVDGLLEGSLRLLDICSTAKECLLISKESLHELHSVIRRRKGDETVCTIEGGKYLASRNKLKKAIRKALRNLKAIKSESAVFPSNKDRDTLPVLSILTEAEEVTMKSLESLLVFICDPKGQPKQSRWSAISKLMQPKRVSCDSQESNTNEFETVDATFLSLLRHKSSSIVYLQSHLENLETCIQDLELGIEQLSRKLIKNRVSLLNIFNH from the coding sequence atggCAGTCACTGAAACAAACACAAAGAGCTCTCTGCACACTCGAAGCAACAGCTTTCCATCTGCACCTCACCCAGTCATATCGCAATATGAGGAGCATCTTCAAAGATTGAAGGATTGTGAAGCATCTTCTTCAatatcatcatcttcactaagcCACAAACTTGATGGTTTGCTGGATTTGCACGACTGCACTGATAAGTTGCTTCATTTGGCAACCAAACAACAAGTATTAGCACGAGAGTGCAGTGACAAATGTGTTGATGGCCTTCTGGAAGGGTCTCTGAGGCTCTTGGATATCTGCAGTACAGCTAAAGAATGCTTACTAATATCAAAGGAAAGCCTGCATGAACTTCACTCAGTCATCCGAAGAAGGAAAGGTGATGAAACCGTTTGCACAATTGAGGGTGGAAAATACTTGGCTTCAAGGAACAAATTGAAGAAGGCAATTAGAAAGGCACTGAGAAATTTGAAAGCGATCAAGAGTGAGTCTGCAGTTTTTCCTTCGAACAAAGATCGTGACACTTTGCCTGTGCTTAGTATCTTAACAGAAGCAGAAGAGGTCACAATGAAGTCATTGGAATCTTTGTTGGTGTTTATCTGTGACCCGAAGGGACAACCAAAACAGAGTAGATGGTCGGCAATCTCAAAGCTGATGCAGCctaaaagagtttcttgtgacTCTCAGGAATCAAACACAAATGAGTTTGAGACAGTAGATGCAACTTTTCTGTCTCTCCTCCGTCACAAGTCTTCCTCTATCGTGTATCTTCAAAGCCATCTTGAAAATTTGGAGACGTGCATTCAGGATCTAGAATTAGGAATTGAGCAGCTTTCaagaaaactaattaaaaaccGAGTTTCCCTTCTCAACATCTTCAATCACTGA
- the LOC106760915 gene encoding transcription factor bHLH63, translated as MLHCANTSGNLAGDMTVWERQRARMKWQEEQGYFSAFDALFSSSSQDSFLLPADSGCALGEVVAQAQAQPQPQPRSMNKPSVHGFDESSSISRTFSCPPALVEPRPTGSSIGKESSKKRKPEKLHSAKFVTENDTKDKRIKLGSDDDEQSKITGSPNSNANTDTNKRETCADTSNSKQNSKVSEIQNQKPDYIHVRARRGQATDSHSLAERVRREKISERMKYLQDLVPGCNKITGKAGMLDEIINYVQSLQRQVEFLSMKLAAVNPRLDLSIDDLFEKEVFPCAANFPNIGMSSDLTNSGYVQFNSPQEMVSYGGLDTVINPPYMGLKRSISAHVSVPETYLHSSSFTQLLPSSTWEGDFQNLLNLDFDQVRATSFPSHLSSGLVEAGNHLKMEM; from the exons CGAGGATGAAGTGGCAAGAAGAGCAAGGGTACTTTTCTGCGTTCGAcgctcttttctcttcttcttctcaagaTTCCTTCTTGCTGCCTGCTGATTCCGGTTGTGCGCTTGGTGAAGTGGTAGCTCAGGCTCAGGCTCAGCCTCAGCCTCAGCCTCGCTCCATGAATAAGCCATctgttcatgggtttgatgaaAGTTCTTCGATTTCAAGAACTTTTAGTTGTCCACCTGCTTTGGTGGAGCCCAGGCCCACTGGCTCTTCGATTGGGAAAGAGAGTTCCAAGAAAAGGAAACCCGAGAAGCTTCACAGTGCTAAG TTTGTTACAGAAAATGATACGAAAGACAAGAGGATCAAACTGGGTTCCGACGACGATGAACAATCCAAAATCACAGGGAGCCCCAACAGCAACGCCAACACCGATACCAACAAAAGAGAAACTTGTGCAGATACTTCAAATTCGAAGCAAAATTCCAAAGTCTCCGAGATTCAAAATCAAAAGCCCGATTACATTCACGTCCGCGCGCGTCGCGGCCAAGCCACCGATAGCCATAGCTTAGCTGAAAGA GTTAGAAGGGAAAAAATTAGCGAGAGAATGAAGTATTTGCAAGATTTAGTACCTGGTTGCAACAAAATCACGGGAAAAGCTGGAATGCTTGATGAAATCATCAACTATGTTCAATCTCTTCAACGACAGGTTGAG TTTCTGTCAATGAAATTAGCTGCTGTGAACCCAAGGCTTGACCTCAGTATTGATGATCTATTTGAAAAAGAG GTGTTTCCTTGTGCTGCGAATTTTCCAAACATTGGAATGTCATCAGATTTGACGAACTCTGGCTATGTTCAATTCAATTCACCACAAGAAATGGTGTCGTATGGGGGATTAGACACGGTGATTAACCCTCCCTACATGGGCCTAAAAAGGAGTATAAGTGCCCATGTATCAGTGCCTGAAACATATCTTCACTCATCCTCTTTCACA CAATTGCTTCCCTCCTCAACATGGGAAGGTGATTTCCAAAACCTTTTGAATTTGGATTTTGATCAAGTGCGAGCCACATCTTTCCCTTCTCATTTGTCCTCAG GACTGGTTGAAGCTGGCAATCATCTAAAGATGGAGATGTAG
- the LOC106762640 gene encoding isoflavone reductase homolog, producing the protein MAGNSSKSKILFIGGTGYTGKFLVEASARAGHPTFLLVRESTLSNPAKSSLIHNFQSLGVNIVFGDLYDYQSLLNAIKQVDVVFSTVPRSHLAEQDNIISAIKEAGNVKKFYPSEFGHDVDRNHAVEPATIAYAKKAKIRRTIEAEGIPYTYVSCNFFDGHFLSTLSQPGATTPPRDKIIILGNGNPKAVFNKEEDVATYTINSVDDPRTLNKILYIRPPNNTLSFNELVTLWEKKISKTLERIYVPEEQVLKQIQESSPPLNILLAFKHAAYVKGDHANFEIESSFGVEASALYPDVKYTTVDDYLNNLV; encoded by the exons ATGGCAGGGAATAGCAGCAAGAGCAAGATTCTGTTCATCGGAGGCACTGGTTACACCGGAAAATTCCTGGTGGAGGCGAGTGCCAGAGCTGGCCACCCAACCTTCCTTTTGGTGAGGGAGTCCACTCTCTCCAACCCTGCAAAATCTTCCCTcattcacaacttccaaagccTTGGTGTCAACATTGTTTTC GGAGATTTATACGATTACCAAAGTTTGTTGAATGCGATAAAGCAGGTAGATGTGGTCTTTTCTACAGTACCACGCTCGCATCTAGCTGAGCAAGATAACATCATTTCTGCAATAAAAGAAGCAGGAAATGTTAAG AAATTCTATCCATCTGAGTTTGGACATGATGTGGATCGAAATCATGCAGTCGAACCGGCGACTATTGCATATGCAAAGAAGGCCAAAATTCGTCGAACTATTGAGGCTGAAGGAATTCCTTACACTTATGTGTCATGTAACTTCTTTGATGGTCACTTCCTATCAACCTTGTCGCAACCTGGAGCTACAACTCCTCCTAGAGACAAAATTATTATCCTAGGAAATGGAAATCCCAAAG CTGTTTTCAATAAGGAAGAGGATGTTGCTACTTACACAATCAATTCAGTGGATGATCCAAGAACTTTGAACAAAATTCTGTACATTAGACCTCCCAACAACACGTTGTCGTTTAATGAACTTGTTACCCTTTGGGAGAAGAAGATTAGTAAAACTCTTGAAAGAATCTACGTTCCAGAAGAACAAGTACTAAAGCAGATCCAAG agtCTTCACCACCCTTGAATATTTTATTGGCATTTAAACACGCTGCTTACGTAAAAGGTGACCATGCTAACTTTGAAATTGAGTCTTCTTTTGGAGTGGAAGCTTCAGCTTTATATCCTGATGTGAAATACACCACAGTGGATGACTATCTTAATAACCTTGTGTGA
- the LOC106761816 gene encoding uncharacterized protein LOC106761816: MASSPLNPKSHSHGRSNSLPSRSHPLILECNEHLDGLRASKATIFSSLFLCKNIRCLQDLIECVEKLTHLSLTQDVLLHEREENWVDEVLDGSLRLLDVCSAAKDALLHTKECTRELHSMIRRKRGGEVELAAEAKKFLTSRKVVKKAISKALANLNGTSKSCNISSTTTDKDHQTVSLITLLQDTEVATLSTFQTLLQFISGSTQAKSNSWLSISKLIQPKRVGCSQVADENEFAQVDSALHSFAFSKTSKFEETNSLQSHLEKMESCIQDFEEGLEFLFRRLIRIRVSLLNVLNH, translated from the coding sequence ATGGCGTCCTCTCCCTTGAACCCAAAATCCCATTCTCATGGCCGCTCAAATAGCTTGCCCTCTAGATCACACCCTCTCATTCTAGAATGCAACGAGCACTTGGACGGCTTAAGGGCTTCCAAAGCAACCATCTTTTCCTCAttatttctttgcaaaaacaTAAGATGTTTGCAAGATCTGATAGAGTGTGTTGAAAAATTGACCCATCTTTCCCTCACTCAAGATGTCCTTCTCCACGAGCGTGAAGAGAATTGGGTAGATGAGGTTTTGGATGGATCCTTAAGACTCTTAGATGTGTGTAGTGCCGCCAAAGATGCTTTACTGCACACAAAAGAATGCACGCGTGAGCTTCATTCCATGATAAGAAGGAAGAGAGGTGGTGAAGTGGAGTTGGCAGCAGAAGCTAAGAAATTCTTGACATCTAGAAAGGTGGTGAAAAAGGCCATCTCCAAAGCCTTGGCAAATTTGAACGGCACTTCAAAGAGTTGCAACATCTCATCCACCACAACAGACAAAGACCACCAAACAGTGTCTTTGATTACCTTATTACAAGACACGGAAGTGGCAACACTATCAACATTTCAGACACTGTTGCAATTTATCTCAGGGTCAACACAAGCAAAGTCAAACAGCTGGCTTTCAATTTCGAAGCTAATTCAGCCAAAGAGAGTGGGTTGCTCCCAAGTGGCAGATGAAAATGAATTTGCCCAAGTGGATTCAGCATTGCACTCCTTCGCATTTTCCAAGACATCCAAATTTGAAGAAACAAACAGTCTACAAAGCCACTTGGAGAAAATGGAGTCCTGCATTCAAGACTTTGAAGAAGGACTCGAGTTTCTATTTAGGCGACTAATCAGAATAAGAGTATCCCTTCTTAATGTCCTTAACCACTAG
- the LOC106761361 gene encoding uncharacterized protein LOC106761361 isoform X2 produces the protein METVMEDEEYNYREVKLPSLIPVAPEPELERETGERRRGRDVIIAIDHGPNSKHAFDWTLVHFCRLADTIHLVHAVTDLKNQILYDTSQGLMEKLAVEAFQVAMVKTVARVVEGDPGKVICQEAERIKPAAVVLGSRGRGFIQSVLQGSVGVYCLHHCKAAPIVIVPGKVVQ, from the exons ATGGAGACGGTAATGGAAGATGAAGAATACAACTACAGAGAAGTGAAACTTCCGTCTCTGATTCCGGTGGCGCCGGAGCCGGAGTTGGAGAGGGAAACAGGggaaaggagaagaggaagagacgTAATCATAGCCATAGATCATGGCCCCAACAGCAAACACGCTTTCGATTGGACTCTCGTTCACTTTTGTAGGCTGGCTGATACTATTCATCTCGTTCACGCCGTTACCG atttgaaGAACCAAATTCTCTATGACACAAGCCAGGGGCTGATGGAGAAATTGGCTGTTGAGGCTTTTCAAGTAGCAATG GTGAAAACAGTAGCCAGGGTTGTGGAAGGGGATCCAGGAAAAGTAATTTGCCAGGAAGCAGAGAGGATCAAACCTGCAGCTGTAGTTTTGGGAAGCAGAGGCAGAGGCTTCATTCAAAG TGTGCTACAGGGAAGTGTTGGAGTGTACTGCTTGCACCACTGTAAAGCAGCACCTATTGTAATTGTTCCTGGAAAAG TGGTTCAATGA
- the LOC106762641 gene encoding protein RER1B: MEGSGGGGGAAPSSAPVKQYLQEFSKLFQYYLDKSTPHSAYRWIGTLVMASIYVLRIVYVQGFYVVSYGLGIYLLNLLIGFLSPLVDPELDPSNSPLLPTKGSDEFKPFIRRLPEFKFWYSFTKALCIAFVMTFFSPFDVPVFWPILLCYWFVLFVLTMRRQVAHMIKYKYIPFNLGKQKYTGKKSSAGSSGSRAD; encoded by the exons ATGGAGGGAagtggcggtggcggtggcgCTGCTCCGTCGTCTGCGCCGGTGAAGCAATATCTGCAGGAGTTCTCTAAGCTGTTTCAGTACTATCTGGACAAATCTACCCCCCATTCCGCCTACAGATGGATTGGGACGTTGGTCATGGCATCCATCTACGTCTTGCGTATTGTTTACGTGCAGGGGTTTTACGTTGTCTCTTACGGCCTCGGAATCTACCTCCTCAATCTCTTGATTGGTTTTCTCTCACCTTTGGTTGATCCAGAGCTCGATCCCTCCAACTCCCCTTTGCTTCCCACCAAAGGATCCGATGAGTTCAAACCCTTCATTCGCCGCCTCCCTGAGTTTAAGTTCTG GTATTCTTTCACCAAGGCCCTCTGCATAGCGTTTGTGATGACCTTCTTTTCCCCGTTTGATGTTCCTGTCTTTTGGCCTATATTACTCTGTTACTGGTTTGTTCTCTTCGTCCTTACAATGAGGCGCCAAGTTGCACACATgatcaaatacaaatatatcCCATTTAACTTGGGGAAGCAG AAGTATACTGGTAAGAAATCTTCTGCAGGTAGCAGTGGCTCTCGAGCAGACTGA
- the LOC106760494 gene encoding SNF1-related protein kinase regulatory subunit gamma-1-like isoform X1 encodes MQSVKIAEVLNVSEGGLEDKAKNLNSSLDNGDSQHVQIDSGTALQQFLDRIPISSIPGIKNSPVLELKAGDSIRDAIHTLYEKDIFSAAIVDMLDSDADNIMFSDQYIGLVDFTSMVLWCLEEYEKTTDNLEYIKHCGFFSILDHIPQIGQTKISELAMSFLWEPFFPVTLDDTVFHALLLLSKHRVHVLPVIQQREDGLIGFVTQNAVVQHLLQSSELEWFDSIADKNLSDLRFEGLENPSCVFSDQTVADALKTFWQNQTSAVAVVDRQTKKLLGNVRKSDVHILVRNDDIFRSRTVLTVGEFIHMETDKAESKPSIERDHGAFLTAGSLRLKNSFIPRMDFPVACKENATLKQIMEHTTETNSSFSFLVNDKEQVTGFLTLRDIILQFAPPCVNSTINGGGFFEFALEQSGCQVKDGTMIRNH; translated from the exons ATGCAATCTGTGAAAATAGCGGAAGTGTTGAACGTCTCGGAAGGTGGGTTAGAAGACAAGGCAAAGAACCTCAATTCAAGCCTCGACAATGGTGATAGCCAACACGTGCAGATTGATTCTGGCACCGCCCTTCAACAATTTCTTGATCGCATACCCATTAGTTCGATACCTGGCATAAAAAACTCACCTG TTTTGGAATTGAAAGCTGGAGACAGTATAAGGGATGCAATTCATACGTTGTACGAAAAGGACATCTTTTCTGCAGCAATTGTGGACATGTTGGACTCGGATGCGGATAACATAATGTTTTCAGATCAGTACATTGGTCTCGTTGATTTTACAAGCATGGTTCTTTGGTGCCTTGAG GAATATGAAAAGACCACCGACAATCTCGAATATATCAAGCACTGTGGCTTTTTCTCCATCCTGGACCATATTCCTCAGATTGGGCAAACCAAG ATTAGCGAGCTGGCTATGTCATTCCTCTGGGAACCATTTTTCCCCGTAACCTTGGATGATACGGTCTTTCATGCACTGCTACTTCTCTCTAAGCATCGGGTGCACGTTTTGCCGGTCATACAGCAACGTGAAGATGGACTCATCGGTTTTGTTACGCAG AATGCAGTAGTCCAACACCTTCTTCAATCAAGTGAACTAGAGTGGTTTGATAGCATTGCAGACAAGAACTTGTCAGATTTGCG ATTTGAAGGCCTAGAAAATCCTAGTTGTGTATTTTCGGACCAAACTGTCGCAGATGCTTTAAAGACGTTCTGGCAAAACCAAACTAGTGCAGTAGCTGTTGTAGATCGACAAACTAAGAAGCTCCTTGGTAATGTGAGAAAAAGTGATGTTCATATTCTTGTAAGGAATGATGACATCTTTAGAAGTAGAAC GGTTTTAACTGTGGGGGAATTCATTCACATGGAGACTGACAAAGCAGAAAGTAAGCCAAGCATTGAACGTGATCATGGGGCTTTTCTCACAGCAGGAAGTCTTCGGCTGAAAAACAGCTTCATACCCAGAATGGACTTCCCAGTTGCCTGCAAGGAAAATGCAACGCTGAAGCAAATAATGGAGCATACCACAGAGACTAACAGCAGTTTCAGCTTTCTGGTCAATGATAAGGAGCAAGTTACAGGTTTTCTCACGTTGAGGGATATAATTCTGCAGTTTGCCCCACCATGTGTTAATTCTACCATCAATGGAGGTGGTTTTTTTGAATTTGCCTTGGAGCAAAGTGGATGTCAAGTGAAAGATGGAACAATGATTCGTAATCACTGA
- the LOC106762605 gene encoding glucose-1-phosphate adenylyltransferase large subunit 1: MASSCVTLKANAHLANSPKDHIFRLESTFLGERVKVGLNSSAFVANQLAKCSRSQRRVPHDVASAILTSNDAKESVSLQVPSFLRRRADPKNVVSIILGGGPGKQLFPLTQRAATPAVPVGGCYRLIDIPMSNCINSGINKIFVLTQFNSASLNRHIARTYFGNGINFGDGTVEVLAATQTPGEAGKKWFQGTADAVRQFTWVFEDAKNTNVENVLILAGDHLYRMDYMELIQSHIDRNADITVSCAAVGNSRASDYGLVKVDDRGRIIQFSEKPKGDDMTAMQADTSLLGLSPSDALKSPYIASMGVYVFKTDVLLNLLKCRHPTSNDFGSELIPAAVRDHNVQSYFFRDYWEDIGTIKSFYDANLALTEESHEFEFYDPKTPIYTSPGFLPPTKIDKCRIVDAIISHGCFLRECTVQHSVVGERSRLDYGVEILDTVMMGADYYQTESEIASLLAEGKVPIGIGRNTKIRNCIIDKNAKIGKDVIIKNKDGVQEADRPEDGFYIRSGITIIAEKATIEDGTVI, encoded by the exons ATGGCTTCTTCATGTGTGACCTTGAAAGCCAATGCCCACTTGGCAAACTCACCGAAAGACCATATTTTTCGTCTAGAAAGTACCTTTCTTGGAGAAAGAGTGAAAGTTGGTCTGAACAGCAGTGCCTTTGTGGCGAATCAGTTGGCCAAATGTTCAAGAAGCCAGAGGAGGGTGCCGCATGATGTTGCATCTGCTATCCTCACTTCAAACGATGCCAAAGAATCAGTG TCCTTGCAAGTGCCTTCATTCCTGAGACGAAGGGCTGATCCTAAAAATGTTGTTTCCATCATACTGGGTGGAGGACCCGGGAAGCAACTCTTTCCCCTCACCCAACGAGCTGCCACACCTGCG GTGCCTGTGGGGGGATGCTACAGGCTTATAGACATCCCTATGAGCAACTGCATCAACAGTGGcatcaacaaaatatttgttctGACTCAGTTCAACTCTGCATCTCTCAACCGTCACATCGCCCGCACTTATTTTGGAAATGGCATCAACTTTGGGGATGGGACCGTGGAA GTTCTGGCGGCTACTCAAACACCGGGAGAGGCTGGAAAGAAGTGGTTCCAAGGAACTGCAGATGCTGTGAGGCAATTCACTTGGGTATTTGAG GATGCCAAGAACACAAACGTTGAGAATGTATTGATCTTGGCTGGAGATCATCTATATCGAATGGATTACATGGAACTAATACAG AGTCACATTGATAGAAATGCTGATATCACTGTTTCATGTGCTGCTGTGGGTAACAG CCGTGCTTCAGATTATGGATTGGTTAAAGTAGATGATAGAGGCCGCATCATTCAATTTTCAGAAAAACCAAAGGGTGATGATATGACAGCAATG CAAGCGGACACCTCTCTTCTTGGGTTGTCACCCTCAGATGCACTGAAGTCACCGTATATTGCGTCTATGGGGGTTTATGTATTCAAGACAGACGTTTTACTCAATCTTCTAAAATGCAGGCATCCTACCTCCAATGACTTTGGATCTGAACTCATCCCTGCAGCTGTGAGGGACCACAATGTCCAA TCGTATTTTTTCAGAGATTATTGGGAAGACATTGGAACAATAAAATCCTTTTATGATGCTAACTTGGCTCTTACTGAAGAG AGTCACGAGTTCGAATTTTATGACCCCAAGACTCCCATTTACACATCTCCAGGATTCCTACCACCGACTAAGATTGACAAATGCAGG ATCGTGGATGCCATTATCTCACATGGATGTTTCCTGCGAGAATGCACAGTCCAACACTCCGTTGTGGGTGAACGATCACGTTTGGATTATGGAGTTGAAATTCTG GACACTGTGATGATGGGAGCGGACTATTACCAAACTGAATCCGAAATTGCTTCCCTCCTGGCAGAGGGGAAGGTCCCAATTGGGATTGGAAGGAATACCAAAATTAG GAACTGTATCATTGACAAGAATGCAAAAATTGGGAAAGATGTCATCATCAAGAACAAAGAT GGCGTTCAAGAAGCAGATAGACCAGAAGACGGGTTTTATATTCGATCAGGAATCACCATCATAGCGGAGAAGGCAACAATAGAAGATGGCACTGTCATTTAA
- the LOC106760494 gene encoding SNF1-related protein kinase regulatory subunit gamma-1-like isoform X2 → MQSVKIAEVLNVSEGGLEDKAKNLNSSLDNGDSQHVQIDSGTALQQFLDRIPISSIPGIKNSPVLELKAGDSIRDAIHTLYEKDIFSAAIVDMLDSDADNIMFSDQYIGLVDFTSMVLWCLEEYEKTTDNLEYIKHCGFFSILDHIPQIGQTKISELAMSFLWEPFFPVTLDDTVFHALLLLSKHRVHVLPVIQQREDGLIGFVTQNAVVQHLLQSSELEWFDSIADKNLFEGLENPSCVFSDQTVADALKTFWQNQTSAVAVVDRQTKKLLGNVRKSDVHILVRNDDIFRSRTVLTVGEFIHMETDKAESKPSIERDHGAFLTAGSLRLKNSFIPRMDFPVACKENATLKQIMEHTTETNSSFSFLVNDKEQVTGFLTLRDIILQFAPPCVNSTINGGGFFEFALEQSGCQVKDGTMIRNH, encoded by the exons ATGCAATCTGTGAAAATAGCGGAAGTGTTGAACGTCTCGGAAGGTGGGTTAGAAGACAAGGCAAAGAACCTCAATTCAAGCCTCGACAATGGTGATAGCCAACACGTGCAGATTGATTCTGGCACCGCCCTTCAACAATTTCTTGATCGCATACCCATTAGTTCGATACCTGGCATAAAAAACTCACCTG TTTTGGAATTGAAAGCTGGAGACAGTATAAGGGATGCAATTCATACGTTGTACGAAAAGGACATCTTTTCTGCAGCAATTGTGGACATGTTGGACTCGGATGCGGATAACATAATGTTTTCAGATCAGTACATTGGTCTCGTTGATTTTACAAGCATGGTTCTTTGGTGCCTTGAG GAATATGAAAAGACCACCGACAATCTCGAATATATCAAGCACTGTGGCTTTTTCTCCATCCTGGACCATATTCCTCAGATTGGGCAAACCAAG ATTAGCGAGCTGGCTATGTCATTCCTCTGGGAACCATTTTTCCCCGTAACCTTGGATGATACGGTCTTTCATGCACTGCTACTTCTCTCTAAGCATCGGGTGCACGTTTTGCCGGTCATACAGCAACGTGAAGATGGACTCATCGGTTTTGTTACGCAG AATGCAGTAGTCCAACACCTTCTTCAATCAAGTGAACTAGAGTGGTTTGATAGCATTGCAGACAAGAACTT ATTTGAAGGCCTAGAAAATCCTAGTTGTGTATTTTCGGACCAAACTGTCGCAGATGCTTTAAAGACGTTCTGGCAAAACCAAACTAGTGCAGTAGCTGTTGTAGATCGACAAACTAAGAAGCTCCTTGGTAATGTGAGAAAAAGTGATGTTCATATTCTTGTAAGGAATGATGACATCTTTAGAAGTAGAAC GGTTTTAACTGTGGGGGAATTCATTCACATGGAGACTGACAAAGCAGAAAGTAAGCCAAGCATTGAACGTGATCATGGGGCTTTTCTCACAGCAGGAAGTCTTCGGCTGAAAAACAGCTTCATACCCAGAATGGACTTCCCAGTTGCCTGCAAGGAAAATGCAACGCTGAAGCAAATAATGGAGCATACCACAGAGACTAACAGCAGTTTCAGCTTTCTGGTCAATGATAAGGAGCAAGTTACAGGTTTTCTCACGTTGAGGGATATAATTCTGCAGTTTGCCCCACCATGTGTTAATTCTACCATCAATGGAGGTGGTTTTTTTGAATTTGCCTTGGAGCAAAGTGGATGTCAAGTGAAAGATGGAACAATGATTCGTAATCACTGA
- the LOC106761361 gene encoding uncharacterized protein LOC106761361 isoform X3 codes for METVMEDEEYNYREVKLPSLIPVAPEPELERETGERRRGRDVIIAIDHGPNSKHAFDWTLVHFCRLADTIHLVHAVTDLKNQILYDTSQGLMEKLAVEAFQVAMVKTVARVVEGDPGKVICQEAERIKPAAVVLGSRGRGFIQREVLECTACTTVKQHLL; via the exons ATGGAGACGGTAATGGAAGATGAAGAATACAACTACAGAGAAGTGAAACTTCCGTCTCTGATTCCGGTGGCGCCGGAGCCGGAGTTGGAGAGGGAAACAGGggaaaggagaagaggaagagacgTAATCATAGCCATAGATCATGGCCCCAACAGCAAACACGCTTTCGATTGGACTCTCGTTCACTTTTGTAGGCTGGCTGATACTATTCATCTCGTTCACGCCGTTACCG atttgaaGAACCAAATTCTCTATGACACAAGCCAGGGGCTGATGGAGAAATTGGCTGTTGAGGCTTTTCAAGTAGCAATG GTGAAAACAGTAGCCAGGGTTGTGGAAGGGGATCCAGGAAAAGTAATTTGCCAGGAAGCAGAGAGGATCAAACCTGCAGCTGTAGTTTTGGGAAGCAGAGGCAGAGGCTTCATTCAAAG GGAAGTGTTGGAGTGTACTGCTTGCACCACTGTAAAGCAGCACCTATTGTAA